In Mycolicibacter virginiensis, the DNA window GTGCACCACACACGTCTGCACGGTGGCCTGTGACCAGGTGGCCGCGATCGCCTCGGGGAACCCGGTCAACCCGTCGCAGCACACGATCAGCACGTCCTTGATCCCGCGGTTAGCCAGGTCAGCACACACCGACGCCCAGAACGCCGCTCCTTCGTTGTTCTGGACCCAGATGCCCAGAACATGCTTGATCCCGGCCATATCGACGCCTACGGCGATGTGAGCGGCCTTGTTGCGGGTATGGCCGCCGTCTTTGACCTTCACGATCATCGCGTCGAGGTAGATCACCGGGTACAGCGACTCCAGCGGCCGGCGCTGCCAGCTCAAAACCTCATCGGAGATCTCGTCGACGATCTTGGAGATCGTCTCATGGGAGACCTCGGTGCCGATCGTGGAGGCCAGGTGAAATTGGATGTCTCGCAATGTCATTCCACCGGCATACAGGGAGATGATCATGTCATCGAGGCCCCCGATGCGGCGTTGGCCCTTGGGCACCAGCCGCGGGGTGAACGAACCGTCCCGGTCCCGAGGCACATCCAAAGGCACCGGGCCCGCCTCAGTTAGCACCGTCTTGGGTGACGCGCCGTTACGGGCATTGGGCAGCTCCCGGCCGACCGGATCACCCTTCTCATAGCCCAGGTGATCAGTCAGCTCGGCCGCCAGCCCCCGCTCCAAGGCGAGCTTGATCAAGCCGGGCAACAAGCCGCCCTCACCGGTCAGCGCAACCTGTCCGGTATCGATCTGAGCCAGCAGCTCATCCACCGTGCCCGAGGCCCGAAGCGCCTCGGCCATCTCCACCGTGGAGCCAACCTCAACCAACTGCGAGTCCACATCCCTGTCTGTCGTCACGTCCTGAGATCCTTCCGCTTCCCGGACCTACACAGACCATCTGACACCCCCCCGCAGCACGGACCGCCCTATGGAAACGGCTGCGGATCACCCCCCGCGAGATCACCCGCCGCTGCCGCCTGGCCGCCCGCATCCGACCCCGACGCTCCCTGACCGGAGCCGTTTTGCCTCCTGAACTCCCGGCCCTAGCCAGCGCAGTGGCCGCCGGCTCTATTGGGGAAGACCACATCCGCGCGATCTGCCAAGCCGTCGACGTCCTACCCACCTCAGTAGCCCCACCCCAGATCAGTGCGGCTGAGGCCGCCCTGGTCTCCCACGCCACCGCAGTCGACGCCGGGGTGCTCACCAAAATCGGGCAACGCATCGCCGATCACCTCAACCCCGACGGCCTATTCAGCGACCACGACCGCGCACGCCGCCGCAGCCTGACACTGGGCCGCCAAGGCCCCGACGGCATGTCCAAACTCACCGGACTCCTCGACCCCCAAACCCGCGCCTACTTCGAAGCCATCGCCGCCGCGGTACGCCCCGGACGCCACCAGCCCGATCCCAGCGACCCCGCCGCCGGTGATGACCGCACCGCCGCGCAGCGCTGCCACGACGCCCTGCGCCTAGCCCTATCCACCGCCATCGGCTCGGGCAAACTCGGCACCCACCGCGGCCACCCCGTCACCGTCATCGTCACCACCACCCTCGCCGAACTCAACCAAGCCGCCCACGCCGCCGCCGACCCCACCATCGCCATGCCACCGCCGGCACTGACCGGCGGCGGATCCCGACTACCGATGCGCGACCTGATCACCATGGCCGCCCAAGCGATTCACTACCTGGCCGTCTTCGACGACCACACCAAACGCCCGCTCTACCTCGGCCGACAAAAACGCATCGCCACCGCCGATCAACGCCTCATCTGCCACGCCCGCGACCGCGGCTGCACCCGACCAAACTGCCTGGAACCGGGCTACCACTGCGAAGTGCACCACTCCCAACCCTGGGCACACGGCGGCCACACCAACGCCGACGAACTGTTCTTCGCCTGCGGCTGCGACCACACCGACACCACCGACGGCCACCAACAAACCATCCCCACCACCACCGGACGCCTCGCCTGGACCGACGGAACCGGACCACCCCAAATCAACCACGCCCACCACCCCGACGAACTCCTCAAAGGCGACCCAGACCCACCCGGCGACGAAGCCGCCTAGCAGGCGTCAGGCGTCGGTTCTGATCAGCTCCACCACCGGGATGACCCGCTGGGTGCGTTCGCGGTAGGTGGCGAAGCCCGGGTAGCGCTCGGCCTGGATCCCGTAGAGCCGATCATGTTCGGCACCGGTGATCTCGGTGGCGGTGACCGCAAAGGTGTCGGTGCCGAGTTCGACAGTCGCCGAGGGGTTCGCTCGCAGGTTGTAGTACCAGCTCGGATGGTTGTCCTTGCCCTCGTTGGAGGCGAAAACGATGATCCGGTCGCCCTCGGGGAGGTACATCATCGGGCTGGTGCGCTGCTGTCCGGATTTGGCCCCAGTGGTAGTCAGTAACAGGACCGGGGCCCCTTCGA includes these proteins:
- a CDS encoding IS256 family transposase, whose amino-acid sequence is MAEALRASGTVDELLAQIDTGQVALTGEGGLLPGLIKLALERGLAAELTDHLGYEKGDPVGRELPNARNGASPKTVLTEAGPVPLDVPRDRDGSFTPRLVPKGQRRIGGLDDMIISLYAGGMTLRDIQFHLASTIGTEVSHETISKIVDEISDEVLSWQRRPLESLYPVIYLDAMIVKVKDGGHTRNKAAHIAVGVDMAGIKHVLGIWVQNNEGAAFWASVCADLANRGIKDVLIVCCDGLTGFPEAIAATWSQATVQTCVVHLIRNALRFVSYSDRKAVANALKPVYTAVDADAARAELDAFGASELGSKNPTVTRVFDRAWEQFIPFLAFPPELRRVIYTTNSIESLNYQMRKVIKTRGQFPNDAAVVKLLWLAICNIEDKRAADRAKERGQKRCRTAPGRLVEGQVVTNWKKALEQLTLVYPDRIDPYL
- a CDS encoding nitroreductase family deazaflavin-dependent oxidoreductase, coding for MDAQRTLEFNARNIAEFRSSGGKLGGRFEGAPVLLLTTTGAKSGQQRTSPMMYLPEGDRIIVFASNEGKDNHPSWYYNLRANPSATVELGTDTFAVTATEITGAEHDRLYGIQAERYPGFATYRERTQRVIPVVELIRTDA